GAACGGACTTGCCCGCGCCTCGCTCGTCGCCACTTCTGCTCACGCCCGACCTCCGGGTGCAGGGGGACCGGGGGACGCGCTCCCCCGGGCCGAAACCCCACGACTACCGAATGAATCGGCCCGTCAAGCGCCGACCTGAAGGGCGAGTCTGCTCGCGGAGCGCGACCCCGCGCCGGGCTCGGCCACTCGCGTCTCTCGCGGGGCGCCGGGGGCGGCGCGCGCAGTGGGCCGGGCCGGGTCAGTCGGACGGCTTCTGCGTCGGGCGGCTCTTCTGGATGATCTGCGCGGCCTCGCGGAGGGTTCGGGAGGACACGTTCGCCGCGCGCCGGTTCTCCTCCCGGATCCGTTCGTAGATCTCCTCGCGATGAACCGCGACATCGGGAGGGGCGTCGATGCCGAGCTTGACCTGCCCCCCCTTGATGTCGAGGATCACGATGCGGATTCGCTCACCGATCCGTATGTTCTCGCCCAACTTCCGTGTCAGGATCAGCATCCGGATTCCTCAGGGCCTGCGCGGTCAGGCCACACGCCGATCGACGATGCGCACGGTCGTCTCGAAGCGTCCGCCTTCCTCGCCGGGCTCCTTCATCAAGCGCATCGGCTGCCTTGCGGAGTGTCTCGCGCTGTAGACAAGGATCTGCCTGGCCAGGCCGCTCCTGCGGTTGACGATGATGGGGCCCTTGAGATCTCCGACCACCCATCCGGTCTTCTCATCGATGGAGACGATCACCAGGACCTCGAGCGGATCCCCTTCCTTGAGATCCAGGAGATCCATGTCCATCTCGTTGAGCGTCAGGTGATACGCCTCGCGGACGAAGTAGCCTGGATCGGCGAGCGCGAA
This is a stretch of genomic DNA from Candidatus Eisenbacteria bacterium. It encodes these proteins:
- the csrA gene encoding carbon storage regulator CsrA, giving the protein MLILTRKLGENIRIGERIRIVILDIKGGQVKLGIDAPPDVAVHREEIYERIREENRRAANVSSRTLREAAQIIQKSRPTQKPSD
- a CDS encoding flagellar assembly protein FliW; translated protein: MAKIRCRELGEIDPRDAEQVEMPEGLIGFERHHSFLLCEHEEYEPFRWLVSMADPDLAFALADPGYFVREAYHLTLNEMDMDLLDLKEGDPLEVLVIVSIDEKTGWVVGDLKGPIIVNRRSGLARQILVYSARHSARQPMRLMKEPGEEGGRFETTVRIVDRRVA